From the genome of Ananas comosus cultivar F153 linkage group 18, ASM154086v1, whole genome shotgun sequence, one region includes:
- the LOC109723648 gene encoding UDP-galactose/UDP-glucose transporter 5-like encodes MLKCAFAVIGIMSTLVIYGVLQEKIMRVPYGPNKEYFRYSLFLVFCNRITTSTVSAGVLLASKKSLDPVAPIYKYCLISISNILTTTCQYEALKYVSFPVQTLAKCAKMIPVMVWGTVIMQKRYNGKDYLFAVLVTAGCSLFILYPASEDVSPYNKGRESTVWGVLLMLGYLGFDGFTSTFQDKLFKGYDMEIHNQIFYTTICSCLLSLSGLILQNHLLPAVDFMFRHRDCFFDVALLSTVATASQFFISYTIRTFGALTFATIMTTRQLVSIMLSCVWFAHPFSWEQWIGSAIVFGALYTKSFLRNKPQKPTPSHGLDANTANDRL; translated from the exons ATGCTCAAGTGCGCTTTCGCCGTGATCGGGATCATGAGCACGCTCGTCATCTATGGCGTTCTACAG GAAAAGATCATGAGAGTTCCCTATGGCCCAAACAAAGAATATTTTAGATACTCGCTATTTCTTGTCTTTTGTAACCGTATTACTACATCGACAGTATCTGCAGGGGTGTTACTG GCAAGTAAGAAATCTCTGGATCCAGTTGCTCCAATTTACAAGTACTGTTTAATATCGATTTCCAACATATTAACCACAACGTGCCAGTATGAG GCCCTCAAGTATGTTAGTTTCCCTGTTCAAACACTTGCAAAATGTGCGAAAATGATACCTGTGATG GTTTGGGGTACGGTAATAATGCAGAAGAGGTATAATGGGAAAGACTATTTATTCGCTGTTCTCGTGACAGCGGGCTGTTCATTATTCATTCTGTATCCG GCGTCAGAGGATGTTAGTCCATATAATAAAGGAAGAGAAAGCACTGTTTGGGGAGTATTACTTATGCTTGGATATCTAGG attCGATGGCTTTACGAGCACATTCCAAGACAAACTTTTCAAGGGTTATGACATGGAAATACACAACCAGATATTCTACACGACTATATGTTCCTGTCTTCTCAGTTTAAGCG GGCTTATCCTGCAGAACCATCTTCTTCCAGCAGTTGATTTTATGTTTCGACATCGAGATTGCTTCTTCGATGTTGCGCTTCTCTCTACT GTAGCAACGGCTAGCCAGTTCTTCATATCGTACACCATTAGAACATTTGGGGCCCTCACATTTGCGACCATAATGACAACGAGACAA TTGGTGAGCATAATGCTCTCTTGTGTATGGTTTGCGCATCCCTTTAGTTGGGAACAGTGGATTGGATCT GCAATTGTTTTTGGTGCTCTTTACACCAAAAGCTTCCTGAGAAACAAACCACAAAAACCAACTCCCTCCCATGGTTTGGATGCAAACACAGCAAACGACAGATTATAG
- the LOC109724069 gene encoding nitric oxide synthase-interacting protein produces MPQRHSKNNNDLAFFTYEEKRKLGYGTQRERLGKDSIKPFDACCLCLKPFIDPLCCQKGHVFCKECILECLLAQKKDIKRKLAAHAAQQNQEKEEQEEKLMLQKARELEAFDQQNHGAVPQYNNDKSNTHDKNGFHGANSVKVTSYEEEALRDMKAFWLPSATPGASVKVEAPSTDTICPEGKEKLKLKALFPIYFTEDTGNGQKKTRSSDSNYICPSCKVTLTNTMSLVALTTCGHVFCKKCADKFVATDRVCLVCSRECKVRNLVPLERGGTGFAGHDDKLEATDFKHLGSGTGLGLVKPVPRGL; encoded by the exons ATGCCGCAGCGGCACTCGAAGAACAACAATGACCTCGCGTTCTTCACGTACGAGGAGAAGCGGAAGCTCGGGTACGGGACGCAGCGGGAGCGCCTCGGCAAGGACTCGATCAAGCCCTTCGACGCGTGTTGCCTCTGCCTCAAGCCCTTCATCGACCCCCTCTGTTGCCAAAAGGGCCACGTCTTCTGCAAGGAGTGCATCCTCGAGTGCCTCCTCGCCCAAAAGAAGGACATCAAGAG GAAACTTGCTGCCCATGCTGCTCAACAAAATCAAGAGAAAGAAGAGCAAGAAGAGAAGCTGATGCTGCAAAAAGCCCGAGAACTAGAGGCTTTTGATCAGCAGAACCACGGCGCCGTCCCGCAGTATAATAACGACAAGAGCAACACGCATGACAAGAATGGCTTCCACGGGGCGAACAGTGTAAAAGTAACTTCCTACGAAGAGGAAGCCCTCCGCGACATGAAGGCCTTTTGGCTCCCGTCGGCTACTCCAGGCGCCTCGGTCAAAGTCGAAGCTCCCTCCACCGACACTATTTGCCCCGAGGGAAAAGAGAAGCTGAAGCTAAAAGCCCTTTTCCCCATCTACTTCACGGAAGATACTGGTAATGGTCAGAAGAAGACCAGGAGTTCGGACAGCAACTACATCTGCCCCAGCTGCAAAGTGACCCTGACGAACACGATGTCGCTCGTGGCTCTCACCACGTGCGGCCACGTGTTCTGTAAGAAGTGCGCAGATAAGTTTGTGGCGACCGACAGGGTGTGCTTGGTGTGTAGTAGGGAGTGCAAAGTGAGGAACTTGGTTCCCTTGGAGAGAGGCGGGACGGGGTTTGCCGGGCACGACGACAAATTGGAGGCGACCGACTTCAAGCACTTGGGCAGCGGCACGGGACTTGGGTTGGTCAAGCCTGTCCCGAGGGGTCTCTAG
- the LOC109724000 gene encoding protein-tyrosine-phosphatase MKP1, which produces MGGEDDQVGALNPRKAFWRSSSWSSSRTSAAGNSKESQSEERNPASNGPLRPGPPLTPRSLSAKARSALPPLQPLTIARRSLDEWPNPSSDDLGEWPQPTTPSVPRPGDSHKPGSEGLKIDLSSIGSKIRKDQIAFFDKECSKVADHIYLGGDSVAKNREILRKNGITHVLNCVGFVCPEYFKSDLVYKTLWLQDSPSEDITSILYDVFDYFEDVREEGGRVLVHCCQGVSRSTSLVIAYLMWREGQSFDDAFGLVKSARGIANPNMGFACQLLQCQKRVLAIPLSPNSVLRMYRMAPHSPYDPLHLVPKLLNDPSPAALDSRGAFIIHVLSSIYIWIGRNCDLVMQKDAKAAAFQLVRYERVQGPVRTVEEGEEPLEFWEAFLSATANSDSATKINKEHVESAAKTGAGKRKVDSYDRDFELFLKAIAGGVVPPFSSSVPGQETRLPARESSWSVLRRKFVARTLYRVYSDSALMRDKDSHVHRGQRLTAEATISPPFLSPSSLSSDSGSSSKSCSDSPSVSPSNVSSPLLVPTPTSSNSPAPFLPTSRSPLQQSSSIEPLNSRPGAVCSPSKGPTGSIAERRGSFSLLKLSTLSKDSSMLSRKVPDASSSPCESVQEAVCRSSDCQFLNGEGLGSESTAELLSAEGRLTELSNIKSETLNPLQLLVYRWPSMEKLVKFTREDLDSKSVFLFVTPDTARSGEAGRMLYVWIGSGFKHSNIETESKSCEDVIEVDAVDWRRVGCEFLHLAGLPKDLPIKVFKEQETESLLKLLNTA; this is translated from the exons atggGGGGCGAAGATGATCAGGTGGGAGCTCTGAACCCCCGAAAGGCGTTCTGGAGATCGTCATCGTGGTCTTCCTCGCGCACTTCGGCGGCGGGGAACTCCAAAGAGTCCCAATCCGAAGAGCGGAACCCCGCTTCCAACGGCCCGCTCCGACCCGGTCCTCCGCTCACGCCGCGATCGCTCAGTGCCAAGGCACGGTCCGCCCTTCCCCCTCTCCAGCCCCTCACAATTGCTCGCCGGAGCCTGGATGAGTGGCCCAACCCCAGCTCCGACGACCTCGGCGAGTGGCCCCAACCCACCACCCCGAGTGTGCCTCGGCCCGGGGATTCCCACAAGCCCGGAAGTGAGGGCTTGAAGATCGATCTCTCCTCTATCGGTTCCAAGATCAGGAAAGACCAGATCGCGTTCTTCGATAAGGAGTGTTCGAAAGTTGCTGACCACATCTACCTTGGGGGCGATTCCGTTGCGAAGAACAGAGAGATTCTTCGCAAGAACGGAATCACCCATGTCCTCAACTGCGTAGGTTTTGTATGCCCTGAGTATTTCAAATCCGATCTTGTGTACAAGACGCTTTGGTTGCAGGACAGCCCGAGCGAAGATATAACAAGTATATTGTATGATGTGTTCGATTACTTTGAGGATGTGAGGGAGGAGGGCGGGAGAGTTCTTGTCCACTGTTGCCAGGGAGTATCTCGATCCACCTCGTTGGTCATAGCTTACTTAATGTGGAGAGAAGGGCAGAGTTTTGATGATGCTTTTGGGCTAGTGAAGTCTGCGAGGGGGATCGCGAATCCAAATATGGGTTTTGCTTGCCAGCTTCTGCAGTGCCAGAAGAGGGTTCTTGCAATCCCTCTGAGTCCTAATTCGGTGCTGAGAATGTATAGGATGGCTCCCCACTCGCCTTATGATCCGTTGCATCTCGTCCCCAAACTGTTGAATGATCCTTCGCCAGCTGCTTTGGATTCTAGGGGAGCATTCATCATCCATGTGCTTTCTTCGATCTACATTTGGATAGGCAGGAACTGCGATCTAGTAATGCAGAAGGACGCAAAAGCTGCAGCCTTTCAATTGGTGAGGTATGAGAGGGTTCAAGGCCCAGTCAGGACCGTCGAAGAAGGAGAGGAGCCACTGGAATTTTGGGAAGCATTTTTGAGTGCAACGGCTAATTCGGATAGTGCCACAAAGATCAACAAGGAACATGTTGAATCGGCTGCTAAGACTGGCGCGGGGAAGAGGAAAGTGGACTCTTACGATCGagattttgagcttttcttgaagGCAATAGCCGGTGGTGTGGTGCCGCCGTTCTCTTCTTCAGTGCCAGGGCAAGAAACCCGGCTCCCTGCCAGGGAAAGCAGTTGGAGTGTGTTGAGGCGCAAGTTTGTAGCTAGGACCTTATACCGAGTTTATTCGGATTCTGCACTAATGAGAGATAAGGATTCACATGTTCATCGAGGACAGCGTTTGACTGCAGAGGCAACGATATCACCTCCTTTCCTTTCTCCAAGCTCCCTATCATCTGATTCGGGCAGTAGTTCAAAGAGTTGTTCGGATTCGCCTTCAGTGTCTCCTTCGAATGTCTCTTCACCGTTACTTGTGCCGACACCTACTTCGTCTAATTCACCTGCCCCTTTTTTACCAACATCCAGGTCTCCTCTCCAACAATCAAGCAGTATCGAGCCTTTGAACTCTCGTCCAGGTGCAGTTTGTTCTCCTTCTAAGGGGCCCACTGGCTCTATTGCTGAAAGACGGGGAAGCTTTTCACTGCTGAAGTTGTCAACATTGAGTAAAGATTCGTCGATGCTATCTAGGAAGGTTCCGGATGCATCTTCCTCTCCTTGTGAAAGTGTACAGGAGGCTGTGTGTAGGAGTAGTGATTGCCAATTTCTTAATGGTGAAGGTTTAGGCAGCGAAAGTACTGCAGAACTATTATCTGCAGAAGGTCGTTTAACTGAGTTATCTAACATCAAGTCGGAGACTCTAAATCCATTGCAGCTCTTAGTTTACCGTTGGCCTAGTATGGAAAAGTTGGTCAAATTTACTCGAGAGGATCTTGACTCAAAATCAGTTTTCCTTTTCGTAACTCCTGATACGGCTAGAAGTGGAGAGGCAGGTAGGATGCTCTACGTTTGGATAGGTAGTGGCTTCAAGCATTCTAACATCGAAACTGAATCAAAGAGCTGCGAAGATGTAATTGAAGTTGATGCAGTTGATTGGCGGCGAGTTGGTTGCGAGTTTCTTCATTTAGCAGGTCTACCAAAAGATCTTCCTATTAAG GTTTTTAAGGAGCAAGAGACAGAGAGTCTCCTGAAGTTGTTAAATACTGCTTAA
- the LOC109724070 gene encoding photosynthetic NDH subunit of lumenal location 1, chloroplastic, with amino-acid sequence MKRRWMLVATGALVSGLLHSTSASAEGVPDNYRAFVDYEDGYSYYYPSDWRDFDFLGHDSAFKDRFAALQHVRVCFIPTDKKDIRDLGPMEEAIFDLVKDVYAAPTQVPTIYEMQERTIDGKNYWTFEYELTLPSFSRTAFATIAIGNGRYYTLVVGANERRWTRVRSKLKVVADSFRMLDI; translated from the exons ATGAAAAGAAGATGGATGCTAGTTGCAACTGGTGCATTGGTTTCTGGCCTGTTACATTCCACTTCTGCATCTGCTGAAG GAGTACCGGATAATTATCGAGCTTTTGTGGATTACGAGGATGGATATTCCTATTACTATCCCTCAGATTGGAGG GATTTTGACTTCCTCGGGCATGATTCTGCATTCAAAGATCGTTTCGCAGCATTGCAGCATGTGAGAGTTTGCTTTATCCCGACCGATAAAAAAGATATTCGTGATTTGGGTCCGATGGAGGAG GCAATTTTCGATTTGGTAAAGGATGTATATGCTGCACCAACTCAAGTGCCGACAATCTATGAGATGCAGGAG CGTACGATTGATGGAAAGAACTACTGGACATTTGAGTATGAACTTACATTGCCAAGCTTCTCCCGAACTGCTTTTGCGACCATTGCGATAGGGAATG GTCGGTACTACACGCTGGTTGTCGGTGCAAATGAGAGACGGTGGACGCGAGTTCGCAGCAAGCTCAAAGTGGTAGCTGACTCTTTCAGGATGCTAGACATATGA
- the LOC109723902 gene encoding ABC transporter B family member 20-like, whose protein sequence is MMVSRGLFGWSPPHMQPLTPVSEVSEPPESPSPYMESGPEAVPVEDEGPVDEGEEIEPPPAAVPFSRLFACADGLDWGLMVAGSVAAAAHGMALVIYLHFFGKSINLLTPQSIRSAMRRDDEELLHKFKEHSLYIVYIAIGVFCAGWIEVTCWILTGERQTAVIRSKYVQVLLNQDMSFFDTYGNNGDIVSQVLSDVLLIQSALSEKVGNYIHNMATFVGGLIIGLINCWQVALLTLGTGPFIVAAGGISNIFLHRLAENIQDAYAEAASIAEQAISYIRTLYAFTNETLAKYSYATSLQATLRYGILISLVQGLGLGFTYGLAICSCALQLWVGRYLISHGKANGGEVIVALFAVILSGLGLNQAATNFYSFEQGRIAAYRLYEMISRSTSTVNQDGNTLASVQGNIEFRNVYFSYLSRPEIPILSGFYLTVPARKTVALVGRNGSGKSSIIPLMERFYDPTLGEVLLDGENIKNLKLEWLRSQIGLVTQEPALLSLSIRENIAYGRSATFDQIEEAAKTAHAHTFISSLEKGYDTQVGRAGLALTDEQKIKLAIARAVLSNPSILLLDEVTGGLDFEAEKAVQEALDILMLGRSTIIIARRLSLIRNADYIAVMEEGQLVEMGTHDELLNLDGLYAELLRCEEAVKLPKRTPIRSYKEPAAFQIEKDSSASHSFQESSSPKMAKSPSLQRTQGFLPFRQSDVNYSNNSHESPKVQSPPSEQMIDNSIPLVSTERVPSIKRQDSFEMRLPELPKIDVQTIQRQSSNTSDPESPISPLLTSDPKNERSHSKTFSRPINQFDDAYTKHKAPKDVQRQKPPSFWRLAQLSFAEWLYALLGSIGAAIFGSFNPLLAYTIALIVAAYYRIGVHDVHHEVNKWCLIIACMGVITVVANFLQHFYFGIMGEKMTERVRRMMFSAMLRNEVGWFDEEENSADTLSMRLANDATFVRAAFSNRLSIFIQDTAAVVVTLVIGMLLEWRVALVALATVPILTISAIAQKMWLAGFSRGIQEMHRKASLVLEDAVRNIYTVVAFCAGNKVMELYSLQLDKIFKKSFLHGMFIGFAFGLSQFLLFACNALLLWYTANSVHKGRLSISTALKEYMVFSFATFALVEPFGLAPYILKRRKSLTSVFEIIDRVPKIDPDDNSGLKPPNVYGSIELRNVDFAYPTRPEVMVLSNFSLKVSGGQTVAVVGVSGSGKSTIISLIERFYDPTAGQVLLDGRDLKSFNLRWLRSHMGLVQQEPIIFSTTIRENIIYARHNATEAEMKEAARIANAHHFISSLPHGYDTHVGMRGVDLTPGQKQRIAIARVVLKNAPILLLDEASSAIESESSRVVQEALDTLIMGNKTTILIAHRAAMMRHVDNIVVLNGGRIVEQGTHDSLVQMNGLYVRLMQPHFTKGIRQHRLM, encoded by the exons ATGATGGTGTCGAGGGGGTTGTTCGGATGGTCGCCGCCGCACATGCAGCCGCTCACGCCGGTCTCGGAGGTGTCGGAGCCTCCGGAGTCGCCGTCGCCGTACATGGAGTCGGGGCCGGAGGCGGTGCCGGTGGAGGACGAGGGGCCGGTCGACGAGGGCGAGGAGATCGagccgccgcccgccgccgtgCCCTTCTCGAGGCTGTTCGCGTGCGCCGACGGGCTCGATTGGGGGCTTATGGTGGCTGGGTcggtcgcggcggcggcgcatgGGATGGCGCTCGTCATATACTTGCATTTCTTCGGGAAATCAATCAATCTCCTCACCCCACAGAGCATCCGCTCGGCGATGCGCAGGGACGATGAAGAGCTCTTACACAAATTCAAGGAG CACTCTCTGTATATCGTCTATATAGCCATTGGTGTTTTTTGTGCGGGATGGATAG AGGTCACATGCTGGATTCTTACTGGGGAGAGGCAGACAGCAGTCATTAGATCGAAGTATGTTCAAGTATTGCTCAACCAAGACATGAGTTTCTTTGATACCTATGGCAACAATGGAGATATTGTTAGCCAGGTGTTGAGCGATGTGTTGCTCATTCAATCAGCTCTGAGTGAGAAA GTTGGGAACTACATACATAATATGGCTACGTTTGTGGGTGGTCTTATTATTGGTTTGATTAACTGTTGGCAAGTGGCACTTCTCACACTAGGCACTGGGCCCTTTATCGTCGCTGCAGGAGGAATATCGAATATATTTCTTCACAGACTTGCTGAAAATATTCAAGATGCATATGCTGAGGCAGCCAGCATTGCTGAACAG GCCATCTCATACATTAGGACCTTATATGCTTTTACAAATGAAACTCTTGCAAAGTACTCATATGCTACCTCACTTCAAGCAACATTGCGATATGGGATATTGATAAGTCTTGTTCAAGGACTTGGCCTTGGATTCACGTATGGACTTGCGATATGCTCCTGTGCTTTGCAACTTTGGGTTGGGAGGTACCTGATTTCACATGGAAAGGCTAATGGTGGTGAAGTTATAGTAGCTCTGTTTGCCGTTATCCTGAGTGGCCT TGGACTGAATCAAGCAGCCACAAACTTCTATTCCTTTGAGCAAGGGCGAATTGCTGCTTATAGACTTTATGAGATGATAAGCCGTTCGACCTCAACTGTTAATCAGGATGGCAATACCTTAGCTTCAGTACAAGGAAATATCGAGTTCAGAAATGTTTATTTCAGTTACCTCTCCCGTCCTGAAATTCCTATACTTAGTGGGTTCTACCTTACTGTTCCTGCTAGAAAAACTGTGGCTCTTGTTGGTAGAAATGGTTCAGGAAAAAGCAGCATAATTCCTCTGATGGAACGCTTCTATGATCCTACATTAG GTGAAGTCCTGTTGGATggagaaaacataaaaaatttgaagCTAGAATGGTTAAGAAGCCAAATAGGGCTTGTGACTCAGGAACCAGCGTTATTGAGTTTGAGCATTAGGGAAAACATTGCATATGGAAGATCTGCTACATTTGATCAGATTGAGGAGGCTGCTAAGACGGCACATGCACACACATTCATCAGTTCACTCGAAAAGGGATATGATACACAG GTTGGTAGGGCTGGTTTAGCATTGACCGATGAACAGAAGATAAAGCTTGCTATTGCTCGGGCTGTTCTGTCGAATCCGTCTATTCTTCTCCTCGATGAAGTCACGGGTGGCCTTGATTTTGAGGCCGAAAAGGCTGTTCAGGAAGCGTTGGATATTTTGATGTTAGGGAGATCCACTATTATAATAGCTAGGCGCCTTAGCCTTATAAGAAATGCTGACTATATAGCAGTGATGGAGGAGGGTCAACTTGTTGAGATGGGTACCCATGATGAATTGCTGAACCTAGATGGACTTTATGCAGAACTTCTTAGATGCGAGGAGGCAGTCAAACTCCCAAAGAG GACACCTATCAGGAGCTACAAAGAGCCTGCGGCATTCCAAATAGAGAAGGACTCATCAGCTAGCCACAGCTTCCAAGAATCATCCTCTCCTAAAATGGCAAAATCACCTTCACTTCAACGAACACAGGGATTTCTCCCATTCAGGCAGTCAGATGTCAATTACAGCAATAATTCCCACGAATCCCCCAAGGTCCAAAGCCCACCTTCAGAGCAAATGATAGACAATTCAATTCCCTTGGTCTCTACAGAAAGAGTCCCGTCTATTAAAAGGCAGGACAGTTTCGAAATGAGATTGCCTGAATTACCCAAAATTGATGTCCAAACCATACAGAGACAATCTTCGAATACTTCAGACCCAGAATCACCGATATCTCCGCTTTTGACCTCTGACCCGAAGAATGAGCGATCACATTCGAAGACTTTTAGCCGTCCAATCAATCAGTTTGATGATGCATATACAAAACACAAAGCGCCAAAGGATGTGCAGCGCCAGAAACCTCCCTCTTTTTGGAGGCTTGCACAGCTCAGCTTTGCAGAATGGCTTTATGCTCTTTTAGGAAGTATTGGTGCAGCGATTTTTGGTTCGTTTAACCCGCTTCTTGCTTACACTATTGCGCTGATAGTGGCAGCATACTACAGAATTGGTGTCCATGATGTACATCATGAAGTAAATAAGTGGTGCTTAATTATTGCGTGCATGGGTGTTATAACGGTGGTTGCCAACTTCTTGCAGCACTTTTATTTTGGTATAATGGGTGAGAAGATGACTGAACGTGTGAGGAGAATGATGTTCTCAG CAATGCTACGTAATGAAGTTGGGTGGTTTGATGAAGAGGAGAACAGTGCTGATACACTGTCCATGCGTCTAGCAAATGACGCAACCTTTGTTCGCGCCGCCTTCAGCAACCGTCTTTCAATTTTCATACAAGACACAGCTGCAGTTGTTGTGACTCTGGTTATCGGCATGTTGTTGGAGTGGCGGGTGGCGCTTGTTGCCCTAGCAACTGTACCTATCCTTACAATCTCTGCTATTGCACAG AAAATGTGGCTTGCTGGATTTTCAAGGGGAATTCAAGAGATGCATAGAAAGGCCTCTTTAGTCCTTGAAGATGCAGTCagaaatatttacactgttgTGGCATTCTGTGCTGGTAACAAGGTAATGGAACTTTACAGTTTACAGCTCGATAAAATATTCAAGAAGAGTTTCCTTCACGGAATGTTCATCGGTTTTGCCTTTGGCTTGTCACAATTCCTCCTTTTCGCTTGCAACGCCCTTCTTCTCTGGTACACTGCCAACTCTGTTCACAAAGGCCGGCTCTCGATTTCTACAGCTCTTAAAGAATACATGGTCTTCTCATTTGCAACCTTTGCCCTGGTGGAGCCATTTGGACTCGCTCCATATATACTTAAAAGGCGAAAATCCCTAACTTCAGTATTTGAAATCATCGATCGAGTGCCTAAAATTGACCCAGATGACAATAGTGGCTTGAAACCCCCTAACGTGTATGGAAGCATCGAACTAAGAAATGTCGATTTTGCTTACCCAACTCGCCCTGAAGTAATGGTTCTAAGTAATTTCAGTCTTAAAGTTAGCGGGGGCCAAACAGTAGCAGTGGTTGGTGTATCAGGATCCGGGAAAAGCACGATCATTTCTCTAATTGAGAGATTCTATGACCCGACTGCTGGCCAAGTTCTACTGGATGGCCGAGATTTGAAGTCATTTAATTTAAGATGGTTAAGAAGCCACATGGGTTTGGTTCAGCAGGAACCCATTATATTCTCCACAACAATACGAGAGAACATTATATATGCAAGGCACAATGCAACTGAAGCTGAAATGAAAGAAGCAGCGAGAATAGCAAATGCCCACCATTTTATAAGTAGTTTACCACATGGTTATGATACTCATGTGGGCATGAGAGGGGTCGACTTGACACCCGGACAAAAGCAGAGGATTGCGATTGCACGTGTAGTGTTGAAAAACGCTCCAATATTATTGCTGGATGAGGCCAGCTCAGCAATCGAGTCTGAGTCAAGTCGGGTGGTTCAGGAGGCTCTCGACACGTTGATCATGGGGAACAAAACCACTATTCTAATCGCGCATAGAGCTGCTATGATGAGGCATGTGGACAACATTGTTGTATTGAATGGCGGCAGGATCGTTGAGCAGGGCACACATGACTCTTTAGTGCAGATGAACGGCCTTTACGTTCGGCTCATGCAGCCTCATTTCACTAAGGGAATCCGGCAGCATCGACTAATGTAA